A genomic stretch from Corynebacterium kutscheri includes:
- a CDS encoding SNF2-related protein, with product MPWLVNELGNTWPFDTVVIDELSSFKNHKSKRFKALKTKLLQIHRIIGLTGTSAPNSLEDIWAPFRLIDQGQRLGKTSPTTATGTSS from the coding sequence ATCCCCTGGCTCGTCAACGAACTCGGCAACACATGGCCATTCGACACAGTCGTCATCGACGAACTATCCAGCTTCAAAAATCACAAATCGAAACGCTTCAAAGCACTCAAAACAAAACTCCTACAAATCCACCGCATCATCGGCCTCACCGGAACCTCAGCACCCAACAGCCTCGAAGACATCTGGGCCCCATTCCGCCTCATCGACCAAGGACAACGGCTCGGAAAAACCTCACCCACTACCGCAACAGGTACTTCCTCCTAG
- a CDS encoding DEAD/DEAH box helicase gives MKTTDYLDLPPLATTTINVHLNPKERTIYNQLCDDMVTTIDTGTAGTLSNKLQQLSSGDIYTDDGVRHIHNQKLDALADIVEQASGNTILVAYWFKHELERLEAKFPQGKELSTSQDMDDWCEQKIPIGFIHPASAGHGLNLQTGGHIMVWLTTPWSLELYEQTNARLFRQGQTQPVSIIHINATNTIDDDVMAALERKDITQSALINAVKAQLGKDAP, from the coding sequence ATGAAAACAACCGACTACCTCGACCTACCACCACTAGCCACAACTACAATAAACGTCCACCTCAACCCCAAAGAAAGAACCATCTACAACCAGCTATGCGACGATATGGTCACCACCATCGACACAGGAACCGCCGGAACACTCTCTAACAAACTCCAGCAGCTCTCCTCAGGGGACATCTACACAGACGACGGGGTGCGTCACATCCACAATCAAAAGCTCGACGCATTAGCCGACATCGTCGAGCAAGCATCAGGAAACACCATTCTCGTTGCTTACTGGTTCAAACATGAACTAGAAAGACTCGAAGCAAAATTCCCCCAAGGAAAAGAACTCTCAACCAGCCAAGACATGGATGATTGGTGCGAACAAAAAATCCCCATCGGGTTCATCCACCCAGCGTCTGCAGGGCATGGACTCAACCTCCAAACAGGCGGCCATATCATGGTCTGGCTCACCACACCCTGGTCACTAGAGCTCTACGAGCAAACCAACGCCCGCCTGTTCCGGCAGGGGCAAACACAACCAGTCAGCATCATCCATATCAACGCAACGAACACTATCGACGACGACGTTATGGCGGCACTGGAGCGGAAAGACATCACCCAGTCAGCGCTTATCAACGCAGTCAAGGCACAACTAGGAAAGGACGCACCATGA